GTCCGGGAATTACTGTGGGCGCAGTAGATAATCAGTGGGATGATGTGGACTTTATGCAGTTTCTCACAGAATATTTGGGACAGGAATTTTTTATCGAAGACTTGAAACTCAAACCTACTGAAATTCAACCTTTTATTTATTACATATTTCGAAATTTTGACCGTAAAGACGTTCTGTTCCGGGGAAATGCAACTACTGCTGATATTTCACGTTTCATTAATGAAAGCCACAAAAAATTAGAGCCTTATCGCAACAACCTTACAAACGATCCTCCTAAAAAAAGAAGAAGGTCGTTTTTCTAATTCAGTATTTTAAATGATAACCCATCTGTTTTCATTGACTGGGCTTTTCACATAATTTATCTTATATTTGATGCAGGAAAATTTTAAAAGAATTTTTTTTAATATTAAAAAACACGAACGACATGAATAGATCTATCATTGCTATTACCATCGCTGCCCTCGGATTTATCATAGGACTTGGGCTTTTGGGAAGTGCCGTAAAAAATAGAAATAAAGCAGATAACACCATTTCGGTCACCGGATTGGGTACCAATAAATTTACTTCCGACTTAATTGCCTGGAGTGGAAATTTTTCTCGCAACAGTTTCGAACTCAAATCTGCTTATGATGAATTGGCAAACGATAAAAAAGTTATTGAGAATTATTTGATATCCAAAGGAATTCCAAAAGGTGAAATGGTTTTTTCCGCCGTGGATATTCAAAAACAATTCAATTATGGCAGTGATGCGAACGGCCGGAGTATTCAAACATTTAATGGATATCAGCTTTCACAAACGGTTTCGATTGACAGCAAAGATGTTGCAAAAGTTGAAAACCTCTCCCGAAACATTACAGAAATCATTAATCTCGGAATTGAATTCACCTCTTCACCGCCCAACTATTTTTACACCAAACTTGCCGACGTAAAACATCAAATGATTGCCGACGCAACAAAAGATGCCAAACAACGCGCAGAAAAAATTGCCGAAAATGCCGGTGCTAAATTGGGAAATCTAAAAAAAGCCACCATGGGTGTGACTCAAATAACCGCACCGAATTCTACTGAGGAATATTCCTACGGCGGAACTTTTAATACTTCATCAAAAGATAAAGAAGCGAGCATTACCATTAAATTAGAATATCAGGTGAACTAAGAATTGAATATAAAATCATTGACATCAAATAATATTTATCGCTTCATCGCATAACATTGCAATTTGATCTCAATTCAAAAACTTAAAGAAATGACTGAAAATATGTTAAAAGAAAGTTTTGGAACATTGTCTGAAACGATCAACGCGCTGATTAAAATTGGCTATGTGCACGATTTTAATATTCATGAAGAATGTATTGTTTGCCACCAGGAGAATCTTAAACTCTTGCCGAGCGAATTTCAAATCGATAAAGTGTACCGTTTTGAAGGCGAATCGAATCCGGATGACCAGTCCATACTTTACGTCCTTTCCTCGCCGAAGTTTAATGTTAAGGGAACTTTAGTTAATGGTTATGGCATTTCTTCCGATGAAGAAACTTCGAAAGTGATCGAAAAATTATTAACGCACCCGACTGACAATACTCCAAAATAATAAGTACAAAATTGGGTTGAACTAGTGTAAAGCCCACATCTGAAATCTAGAGGCCAAATAGAACTGCGAATGCGAATGACAAAGATATTTTATCTCTTATTTCTTTTACTGATCTGCTGTACAAAAGAAAGTGATAAGGTGACCGCTGTAAGTTCTTTGGATACGGCGGGTATTTCTGTGGAGGATACAGCTAAGGTTGTTGAACCAAGTTATATAGCGCCGGAAATAGAAGAGCAAATTACTAAAAATGATTTTGATATTCTTTTGCCCACCCGATATCGGGATTGGGAAGAACGTAATTCAGCTGATGATCTTACCGAAAAATGGATCGACCTTTATGAGAAGGATGGAAAATATTTTTTAGGAAAAGCAGATTATAAAATTGTAAGAGGATTTGATGAATGTTCCGGAGATTCAACGAAAACCATCCAATCAAAAAATAAAACATTGATTCTTCTTGAAAATGATAATTTAAAATTGGGCGAAATACAATCGGTGAAATTCGTGAAAAATAAGATATGGCCGACCGAAAAAATGTCCTTTCGTTTCAATGATGTTGATTATTCGTTAAGAGCAGAAGGAAAAGTCTTGTCTTCGGAAAGAGTGCATACAGATCACGGTATTGAAATCTTTCAAAATGTGGATGATTATCGACTTTATATTTCCGCAAATGAGGGTCCCG
This DNA window, taken from Kaistella carnis, encodes the following:
- a CDS encoding SIMPL domain-containing protein, encoding MNRSIIAITIAALGFIIGLGLLGSAVKNRNKADNTISVTGLGTNKFTSDLIAWSGNFSRNSFELKSAYDELANDKKVIENYLISKGIPKGEMVFSAVDIQKQFNYGSDANGRSIQTFNGYQLSQTVSIDSKDVAKVENLSRNITEIINLGIEFTSSPPNYFYTKLADVKHQMIADATKDAKQRAEKIAENAGAKLGNLKKATMGVTQITAPNSTEEYSYGGTFNTSSKDKEASITIKLEYQVN
- a CDS encoding phosphoribosylpyrophosphate synthetase, producing MTENMLKESFGTLSETINALIKIGYVHDFNIHEECIVCHQENLKLLPSEFQIDKVYRFEGESNPDDQSILYVLSSPKFNVKGTLVNGYGISSDEETSKVIEKLLTHPTDNTPK